One stretch of Methylopila sp. 73B DNA includes these proteins:
- a CDS encoding NUDIX hydrolase, translating into MSDDEGRLRPARPLLAASLACFRDGEVLIARRGKPPAVGLWSLPGGMVELGETAAEAAVRELHEETGVRATAVALADVVEVILRSPEGVVERHVTILAYAGSWVAGDGATGPEAIEIAWVRPDQLDALETTPGLSAVVARAAARLR; encoded by the coding sequence GTGAGCGACGACGAGGGACGGCTGCGGCCCGCGCGCCCTCTGCTCGCGGCGAGCCTCGCCTGCTTCCGCGACGGGGAGGTCCTGATCGCCCGGCGCGGCAAGCCGCCCGCGGTCGGGCTGTGGTCGCTTCCCGGCGGCATGGTGGAGCTCGGCGAAACCGCGGCGGAGGCGGCGGTGCGGGAGCTCCACGAGGAGACCGGCGTGCGGGCGACGGCGGTCGCGCTCGCGGACGTGGTCGAGGTGATCCTGCGCTCGCCCGAGGGCGTGGTTGAACGGCACGTGACGATCCTCGCCTACGCCGGCAGCTGGGTCGCCGGCGACGGCGCCACGGGTCCGGAGGCGATCGAGATCGCCTGGGTCCGCCCCGACCAGTTGGACGCCCTCGAGACGACGCCCGGGCTCAGCGCCGTCGTCGCCCGCGCGGCGGCGCGGCTTCGATGA
- a CDS encoding TIGR02301 family protein yields the protein MSTVLRAALAGLLLATAPAAAQPREPKAAPAPPPPAPQLPAAAAPYEPKLIRLAETLGALHHLRAVCKAKDADVWRDRMSALIAAEAPAPERRDALAGAFNASYRAWARSYHACTPAAEVATARFLQEVSAIATEVNARYGP from the coding sequence ATGTCGACCGTTCTTCGCGCCGCGCTCGCCGGCCTGCTGCTCGCGACGGCGCCCGCGGCCGCCCAGCCGCGCGAGCCCAAGGCGGCGCCCGCCCCGCCGCCGCCCGCCCCCCAGCTCCCGGCCGCCGCGGCGCCCTACGAGCCCAAGCTGATCCGCCTGGCCGAGACGCTCGGCGCGCTCCATCACCTGCGCGCCGTCTGCAAGGCGAAGGACGCCGACGTCTGGCGCGACCGCATGTCGGCGCTGATCGCGGCGGAGGCTCCCGCGCCCGAGCGGCGCGACGCGCTCGCCGGCGCCTTCAACGCCAGCTACCGGGCCTGGGCGCGGAGCTACCACGCCTGCACCCCCGCGGCCGAGGTCGCGACCGCGCGCTTCCTGCAGGAGGTCTCGGCGATCGCGACCGAGGTCAACGCCCGCTACGGGCCCTGA
- a CDS encoding L-threonylcarbamoyladenylate synthase, translated as MTADKEASAGARAGFRRTARLTPADAATAGALLAAGRLVAFPTETVYGLGADATDAGAVADLYAAKGRPAFNPLISHVPSAPDAMRLGRFDAHARVLAEAFWPGPLTLVVPVAEDCPVSDLARAGLATLALRVPAHPLARAVLSAAGRPIAAPSANRSGRVSPTTAAHVLEDLAGRIDAVLDGGATEVGVESTIVACFGAEVRLLRPGGVSRAELEYVLGRPLDGDVADDAARPLAPGRLLSHYAPDAPVRLDATEVRPGEALLAFGPVIPGAESAGAVENLSPSGDLREAAANLFAALRRLDAAAPAAIAVAPIPAEGLGEAIRDRLERAAAPR; from the coding sequence ATGACGGCGGATAAAGAGGCAAGCGCGGGCGCGAGGGCAGGCTTTCGTCGCACGGCGCGGCTGACGCCGGCCGACGCCGCGACCGCCGGCGCGCTGCTCGCCGCGGGCCGCCTCGTGGCCTTCCCGACCGAGACGGTCTACGGCCTCGGCGCCGACGCGACCGACGCCGGCGCGGTCGCCGACCTCTACGCCGCCAAGGGCCGCCCCGCGTTCAATCCGCTGATCTCGCACGTCCCGAGCGCGCCGGACGCGATGCGGCTCGGCCGCTTCGACGCCCACGCCCGCGTGCTGGCCGAGGCGTTCTGGCCGGGGCCGCTGACGCTGGTGGTGCCCGTCGCCGAGGATTGCCCCGTCTCCGACCTCGCCCGCGCCGGTCTGGCCACGCTCGCGCTCCGCGTGCCCGCGCATCCGCTGGCGCGCGCGGTGCTCTCCGCCGCCGGCCGGCCGATCGCGGCGCCCTCCGCCAACCGGTCGGGACGCGTCAGCCCGACGACAGCGGCCCATGTGCTCGAGGATCTCGCCGGCCGCATCGACGCCGTGCTCGACGGCGGCGCGACCGAGGTCGGCGTGGAATCCACCATCGTCGCCTGCTTCGGCGCCGAGGTGCGCCTGCTCCGCCCCGGCGGGGTCTCCCGCGCCGAGCTCGAGTACGTCCTCGGCCGCCCGCTCGACGGCGACGTCGCCGACGACGCCGCGCGGCCGCTCGCCCCCGGCCGCCTGCTGTCGCACTACGCGCCCGACGCGCCCGTCCGTCTGGACGCGACGGAGGTCCGCCCCGGCGAGGCGCTGCTCGCCTTCGGCCCGGTCATCCCTGGCGCGGAGAGCGCCGGCGCGGTCGAAAACCTCAGCCCGTCGGGCGACCTGCGGGAGGCCGCCGCCAACCTGTTCGCCGCGCTGCGCCGCCTCGACGCCGCCGCCCCCGCGGCGATCGCCGTCGCGCCGATCCCGGCCGAGGGTCTTGGCGAGGCCATCCGCGACCGCCTGGAGCGCGCCGCGGCTCCGCGCTGA
- a CDS encoding histone deacetylase family protein, producing MSTLYVSHPAFADHLTPPGHPERPERMRAVEQALEAETFQALARIEAPLAEAAVATLAHPEAFVEALDRIRPREGSVRIDGDTVMSVGTWEALLRGLGAVTHAVDEVMGGRAQNAFCGIRPPGHHAEQTTAMGFCFFNFVVCAARHAQKKFGAQKVAIVDFDVHHGNGTQAIVWDDPSIMYASTHQMPLFPGTGARSETGVGNIVNCPMRAGDGGDKFREAFDDAIIPSLKTFSPDLIVISAGFDAHKRDPLGGLWLVEEDYSWMTKRLMEVADSHAGGRVVSVLEGGYDLQGLGQSTAAHVRALMRG from the coding sequence ATGTCCACGCTCTATGTTTCGCACCCGGCCTTCGCCGACCACCTGACGCCGCCCGGCCATCCCGAGCGGCCGGAGCGCATGCGCGCGGTTGAGCAGGCGCTGGAGGCCGAGACCTTCCAGGCGCTCGCCCGCATCGAGGCGCCGCTCGCCGAGGCCGCGGTCGCGACGCTCGCCCACCCCGAGGCCTTCGTCGAAGCGCTCGACCGCATCCGCCCGCGCGAGGGCTCGGTGCGGATCGACGGCGACACCGTGATGAGCGTCGGCACCTGGGAGGCGCTGCTGCGCGGGCTCGGCGCCGTCACCCATGCGGTCGACGAGGTGATGGGGGGCCGCGCCCAGAACGCGTTCTGCGGCATCCGCCCGCCCGGCCACCACGCCGAGCAAACCACCGCCATGGGCTTTTGCTTTTTCAACTTCGTCGTCTGCGCCGCGCGCCACGCCCAGAAAAAGTTCGGCGCCCAGAAGGTCGCGATCGTCGACTTCGACGTCCACCACGGCAACGGCACCCAGGCGATCGTCTGGGACGACCCGAGCATCATGTACGCCTCGACCCACCAGATGCCGCTGTTTCCGGGCACCGGCGCCCGGTCGGAGACCGGCGTCGGCAACATCGTCAACTGCCCGATGCGCGCCGGCGACGGCGGCGACAAATTCCGGGAAGCCTTTGACGACGCCATCATCCCCTCGCTGAAAACCTTCTCGCCGGACCTGATCGTGATCTCGGCCGGCTTCGACGCCCACAAGCGCGACCCGCTCGGCGGGCTCTGGCTGGTGGAGGAGGACTACAGCTGGATGACTAAGCGCCTGATGGAGGTCGCCGACAGCCACGCCGGCGGCCGCGTGGTCTCGGTGCTGGAGGGCGGCTACGACCTGCAGGGGCTCGGCCAGTCCACGGCGGCGCATGTCCGCGCCTTGATGCGCGGCTGA
- a CDS encoding FAD-binding oxidoreductase — MSPELAARFAALVSARDVLDADAAKPKLSEPRGLYRGKAALVLTPRSTEEVAAIVRLAHETGTAVVPQGGNTGLVGGQTPDGSGEAILLSTAKLDRIREVDADGDLMVVEAGVTLARAQDAAAEVGRLFPLSLGSEGTCTVGGNVATNAGGTAVLAYGNTRDLVLGVEAVLPDGRIWNGLRRLRKDNTGYDLKHLFIGSEGSLGVVTAVVLKLFPAPRETATAFVGLASPHAALELFRIARAHAGPALTGCEIIPRIGIAFALKHLDGARDPLAEPHPWNLLLELSSPLSVGLAATMEAILEEGFSKDLLQDATIAASGHQAAAFWRIRMGLSEVQGHEGGSIKHDVSAPLGSVAVFIEEATAAVEAHAPGARVVAFGHLGDGNIHFNVSQPVGADKATFLAGWDAMNQVVHAVVHAHHGSVAAEHGVGRLKRGLLAQVKTDVELDLMRMVKKTLDPRGLFNPGVILEETRS, encoded by the coding sequence ATGTCGCCCGAGCTCGCCGCCCGCTTCGCTGCCCTGGTCTCGGCCCGCGACGTGCTGGACGCCGACGCCGCGAAACCGAAGCTCTCGGAGCCGCGCGGGCTCTACCGCGGCAAGGCCGCGCTCGTGCTCACGCCTCGCTCCACCGAAGAGGTCGCGGCCATCGTGCGGCTGGCGCATGAGACGGGCACGGCGGTCGTGCCCCAGGGCGGCAACACCGGCCTCGTCGGCGGCCAGACGCCGGACGGGAGCGGCGAGGCGATCCTGCTCTCCACCGCCAAGCTCGACCGCATCCGCGAGGTCGACGCCGACGGCGACCTGATGGTGGTGGAGGCCGGCGTCACGCTCGCCCGCGCCCAGGACGCCGCGGCCGAGGTCGGGCGGCTGTTTCCGCTCAGCCTGGGGTCGGAGGGAACCTGCACGGTCGGCGGCAACGTCGCCACCAACGCCGGCGGCACGGCCGTGCTCGCCTACGGCAACACCCGCGACCTCGTGCTCGGCGTCGAGGCGGTGCTGCCGGACGGGCGGATCTGGAACGGCCTGCGTCGCCTGCGCAAGGACAACACCGGCTACGACCTCAAGCACCTGTTCATCGGCTCGGAGGGCTCGCTCGGCGTGGTGACGGCCGTGGTGCTGAAGCTGTTCCCGGCGCCGCGCGAGACCGCGACCGCCTTCGTGGGCCTCGCCTCCCCCCACGCCGCGCTGGAGCTGTTCCGCATCGCCCGCGCCCACGCCGGCCCCGCGCTCACCGGCTGCGAGATCATCCCGCGGATCGGGATCGCGTTCGCGCTGAAGCACCTCGACGGCGCGCGCGACCCGCTCGCGGAGCCGCACCCCTGGAACCTGCTGCTGGAGCTGTCGTCGCCCCTGTCGGTCGGCCTCGCCGCGACCATGGAGGCGATCCTCGAGGAGGGCTTCTCGAAGGATCTCCTGCAGGACGCGACCATCGCCGCCTCCGGCCACCAGGCGGCCGCCTTCTGGCGCATCCGCATGGGGCTGTCCGAGGTGCAGGGCCACGAGGGCGGCTCGATCAAGCACGACGTGTCGGCGCCGCTCGGCTCGGTCGCCGTCTTCATCGAGGAGGCGACGGCGGCGGTCGAGGCCCATGCGCCGGGCGCCCGCGTGGTGGCCTTCGGCCATCTCGGCGACGGCAACATCCACTTCAACGTCAGCCAGCCCGTGGGCGCCGACAAGGCGACGTTCCTCGCCGGCTGGGACGCGATGAACCAGGTGGTCCACGCGGTCGTCCACGCGCATCACGGCTCGGTCGCCGCCGAGCACGGCGTCGGCCGTCTCAAGCGAGGGCTGCTCGCCCAAGTAAAAACCGACGTCGAACTCGATCTGATGCGTATGGTTAAGAAAACGCTCGATCCGAGGGGACTGTTTAACCCTGGGGTAATACTTGAAGAAACGCGGTCTTAA
- a CDS encoding LysE family transporter: MIDDVSLIATGVAIGVGVNAPVGPVNVMCIHRAIRNGPASAMAAGAGAFTADVLFAGLAAFGVTAISSFIEGHLSVIKVVGGAILIAFGVKLLYAPSKGAAPANDTRMSLFRAALASFALTVTNPAVLLGFFAIFGGLAGIGEEVGDFGAAALLTIGVAIGSAAWWLMLSMGASRLRERIAEKWLGRLNTVSGGGLALFGFAVLISVALGY, encoded by the coding sequence GTGATCGACGACGTTTCGCTGATCGCGACGGGCGTGGCCATCGGCGTCGGCGTCAATGCGCCGGTCGGGCCGGTGAACGTGATGTGCATCCACCGCGCGATCCGCAACGGCCCGGCCTCGGCCATGGCGGCGGGGGCCGGGGCGTTCACGGCGGACGTGCTGTTCGCGGGGCTCGCGGCCTTCGGCGTGACGGCGATCTCGAGCTTCATCGAAGGCCATCTCAGCGTCATCAAGGTGGTGGGCGGCGCCATCCTGATCGCCTTCGGCGTCAAGCTGCTCTATGCGCCCTCGAAGGGCGCGGCGCCCGCCAACGACACGCGCATGTCGCTGTTCCGCGCGGCGCTCGCGTCCTTCGCCCTCACGGTGACGAACCCGGCCGTGCTCTTGGGTTTTTTCGCGATCTTCGGCGGCCTCGCCGGGATCGGCGAGGAGGTCGGCGACTTCGGCGCCGCGGCGCTGCTGACGATCGGCGTGGCGATCGGCAGCGCCGCGTGGTGGCTGATGCTCTCGATGGGAGCGAGCCGACTGCGGGAGCGGATCGCCGAGAAGTGGCTCGGCCGCCTCAACACGGTGTCGGGCGGCGGGCTCGCGCTGTTCGGTTTCGCGGTGCTGATCAGCGTCGCGCTGGGGTACTGA
- the mqo gene encoding malate dehydrogenase (quinone) yields MTENGNTRSAAASKPLGLTRRRLLGTALGAGAAFVAYKWATGGQYRAETADRSVDVLLIGGGVMSATLGVMLAELEPEWRIETFERLDAVAEESSNGWNNAGTGHSALCELNYTPEDDKGNVQIARAIDINEQFQISRQFWAHQVRTGILENPRAFINSTPHMNLCWGAENVAFITKRVEALKASPLFAGMEITTDPAKIAEWIPLSMAGRKDTANLVATRSPLGTDVNLGEITRQFFGHLTAKPTFTLTSGVEVRSITRNPSGTWRVSAFDLSDDSKIQTVDARFVFIGAGGAALPLLQLSGIDEAKAYAGFPVGGSFLVTENEQVAAQHLAKVYGKADVGSPPMSVPHLDTRVLDGKRVLLFGPFATWSSKFLKHGSYFDLPDSVTLSNVAPMLQVSWNEIALVNYLAGQLVQSHEAQLAELRRYYPEAKDEDWRLWQAGQRVQIIYNDPKKGGVLKLGTEVVMAKDRSIAALLGASPGGSTSPAVILGLLERAFPDRVKGAWGDKLRAIIPSYGRKLNGDPALLASVWKETADALQLAIPSPDITGAVAGAAASPGATMPADNEVKL; encoded by the coding sequence ATGACCGAGAATGGAAACACGCGTTCCGCCGCCGCCTCCAAGCCGCTTGGCTTGACGCGCCGCCGTCTTCTGGGGACCGCTCTCGGCGCCGGCGCCGCGTTCGTCGCGTACAAGTGGGCCACGGGCGGCCAGTACCGCGCCGAGACGGCCGACCGCAGCGTGGACGTCCTGCTCATCGGCGGCGGCGTCATGAGCGCGACGCTCGGCGTGATGCTCGCGGAGCTTGAGCCGGAGTGGCGGATCGAGACCTTCGAGCGGCTGGACGCCGTCGCCGAGGAGAGCTCGAACGGCTGGAACAACGCCGGCACCGGCCATTCGGCGCTTTGCGAGCTGAACTACACGCCCGAAGACGACAAGGGGAACGTCCAGATCGCCCGCGCGATCGACATCAACGAGCAGTTCCAGATCTCGCGCCAGTTCTGGGCGCATCAGGTCCGGACCGGCATCCTCGAGAATCCCCGCGCCTTCATCAACTCGACGCCGCACATGAACCTGTGCTGGGGCGCGGAGAACGTGGCCTTCATCACCAAGCGCGTCGAGGCGCTGAAGGCGAGCCCGCTGTTCGCCGGCATGGAGATCACCACCGACCCCGCGAAGATCGCCGAATGGATTCCGCTGTCGATGGCCGGCCGCAAGGACACGGCGAACCTTGTGGCGACGCGGTCGCCGCTCGGCACGGACGTCAACCTCGGCGAGATCACGCGGCAGTTCTTCGGGCATCTGACCGCGAAGCCGACCTTCACGCTGACCAGCGGGGTCGAGGTGCGCTCGATCACCCGCAACCCGAGCGGGACGTGGCGCGTCTCGGCGTTCGATCTGAGCGACGACAGCAAGATCCAGACGGTCGACGCGCGCTTCGTCTTCATCGGCGCCGGCGGCGCCGCGCTGCCGTTGCTGCAGCTTTCCGGCATCGACGAGGCCAAGGCCTATGCGGGCTTCCCCGTTGGCGGCTCGTTCCTCGTGACCGAGAACGAGCAGGTCGCGGCGCAGCATCTCGCCAAGGTCTACGGCAAGGCCGACGTCGGCTCGCCGCCCATGTCGGTGCCGCATCTCGACACCCGCGTCCTCGACGGCAAGCGCGTGCTGCTGTTCGGGCCGTTCGCGACCTGGTCGAGCAAGTTCCTCAAGCACGGCTCCTACTTCGACCTGCCGGACTCAGTGACGCTCAGCAACGTCGCGCCGATGCTGCAGGTGAGCTGGAACGAGATCGCTCTCGTCAACTATCTCGCCGGGCAGCTGGTGCAGTCCCACGAGGCCCAGCTCGCCGAGCTCCGCCGGTACTATCCAGAGGCGAAGGACGAGGACTGGCGTCTGTGGCAGGCCGGCCAGCGCGTGCAGATCATCTACAACGACCCCAAGAAGGGCGGGGTGCTGAAGCTCGGCACCGAGGTGGTGATGGCCAAGGACCGCTCGATCGCGGCGCTGCTCGGCGCCTCGCCCGGCGGCTCCACCTCGCCGGCGGTGATCCTCGGGCTGCTGGAGCGCGCCTTCCCCGATCGGGTCAAGGGCGCGTGGGGCGACAAGCTGCGCGCGATCATCCCGAGCTATGGGCGGAAGCTGAATGGCGATCCGGCCCTGCTCGCGTCGGTCTGGAAGGAGACCGCGGACGCGCTGCAGCTCGCGATTCCGTCCCCGGACATCACCGGGGCGGTCGCCGGCGCCGCGGCGTCGCCCGGAGCGACGATGCCTGCCGACAACGAGGTGAAGCTCTAG
- a CDS encoding acyl-CoA dehydrogenase encodes MAYRAPVADILFALDAAGFAAAREEGVYGDLDAETVAAVIGQAGAFVADVLEPLAKAGDRHGARFADGKVTTPPGWAEAYRRWRDAGWNGTLASEDHGGQDLPLSVWAALTELWHEGSIAFGLGPMLTQGALEALEAHASEELKATYLPKLVSGEWMATMNLTEPQAGSDLALLRSRAERAGDGTYRVFGQKIYITYGEHDWAENIVHLVLARLPDAPAGTRGISLFLVPKILPSGERNDVACVGIEEKLGIHASPTCTMAYGDAGGAVGWLVGEEHRGLACMFTMMNNARLGVGLQGVAAAEGATQAALAFAQERRQGKAEGHDGAAPIAAHPDVRRMLLTMRALTAAARAICFRAAVDLDRGRIAGDEAAERRGSLLIPIAKAFGTDVGCEVASLGIQVYGGMGYVEETGAARYLRDARITPIYEGTNGIQAIDLVARKLPLGGGETVRSVILSLRETVRRVAEANDPGFGATAPRLAEAVDALEHATLWLTGAARTPGETFAGATPYLRLFALAAGGAGLAEEALAGLRADDRASGRVALARFFAENLAVAASGLARTVTEGAGALEGEAVDAALGA; translated from the coding sequence ATGGCCTACCGCGCCCCCGTCGCCGACATCCTGTTCGCGCTCGACGCCGCAGGCTTCGCCGCGGCGCGGGAGGAGGGGGTGTACGGCGACCTCGACGCGGAGACGGTCGCCGCCGTCATCGGCCAGGCCGGCGCCTTCGTGGCCGACGTGCTCGAGCCGCTGGCGAAGGCCGGCGACCGCCACGGCGCGCGCTTCGCGGACGGCAAGGTGACGACGCCGCCGGGCTGGGCCGAGGCCTACCGCCGCTGGCGCGACGCCGGCTGGAACGGGACGCTCGCCTCCGAGGACCACGGCGGGCAGGACCTGCCGCTCTCGGTCTGGGCGGCGCTGACCGAGCTCTGGCACGAGGGCTCGATCGCCTTCGGCCTCGGCCCGATGCTGACGCAGGGCGCGCTGGAGGCGCTGGAGGCCCACGCCTCGGAGGAGCTGAAGGCGACCTATCTGCCCAAGCTCGTCTCCGGCGAGTGGATGGCCACCATGAACCTGACCGAGCCGCAGGCGGGCTCCGACCTCGCGCTGCTGCGCTCTCGGGCCGAGCGCGCGGGCGACGGGACCTACCGGGTCTTCGGCCAGAAGATCTACATCACCTACGGCGAGCACGACTGGGCGGAGAACATCGTCCACCTCGTGCTGGCGCGCCTGCCCGACGCGCCGGCCGGCACCCGCGGCATCTCGCTGTTCCTGGTCCCGAAGATCCTGCCGTCCGGCGAGCGCAACGACGTCGCCTGCGTCGGGATCGAGGAGAAGCTCGGCATCCATGCGAGTCCCACCTGCACCATGGCCTATGGCGACGCCGGCGGCGCGGTGGGCTGGCTCGTGGGGGAGGAGCACCGCGGCCTCGCCTGCATGTTCACGATGATGAACAACGCCCGGCTCGGCGTCGGGCTGCAGGGCGTGGCGGCGGCGGAGGGCGCCACCCAGGCCGCGCTCGCCTTCGCGCAGGAGCGCCGGCAGGGGAAGGCGGAAGGCCATGACGGCGCCGCGCCGATCGCGGCCCATCCCGACGTTCGCCGCATGCTGCTCACCATGCGGGCGCTCACCGCCGCGGCGCGCGCGATCTGCTTCCGCGCGGCGGTCGATCTCGACCGGGGGCGGATCGCGGGCGACGAGGCGGCGGAACGCCGAGGCAGCCTGCTGATCCCGATCGCCAAGGCCTTCGGCACCGACGTCGGCTGCGAGGTCGCCTCGCTTGGGATCCAGGTCTACGGCGGCATGGGCTACGTCGAGGAGACCGGCGCTGCGCGCTACCTGCGCGACGCGCGCATCACCCCGATCTACGAGGGCACCAACGGCATCCAGGCGATCGACCTCGTCGCCCGCAAGCTGCCGCTCGGCGGCGGCGAGACCGTGCGCAGCGTCATTCTCTCCCTGCGCGAGACCGTGCGGCGCGTGGCGGAGGCCAACGACCCGGGCTTCGGCGCGACCGCCCCCCGGCTCGCGGAGGCGGTCGACGCGCTGGAACACGCGACGCTGTGGCTTACCGGCGCGGCCCGCACGCCGGGAGAGACGTTCGCCGGCGCGACGCCCTATCTCCGCCTGTTCGCGCTCGCGGCCGGCGGCGCGGGCCTCGCGGAGGAGGCGCTGGCCGGCCTTCGTGCGGACGACCGCGCCTCGGGCCGGGTCGCGCTCGCCCGCTTCTTCGCCGAGAACCTCGCCGTTGCGGCTTCCGGGCTGGCGCGCACCGTGACCGAGGGCGCCGGAGCTCTCGAGGGCGAAGCTGTGGACGCCGCGCTCGGCGCCTGA
- a CDS encoding exodeoxyribonuclease VII small subunit: MAPQASDAQASDPDVAGLTFEAALGELEGIVSRLEQGRASLEESIEIYRRGEALKKRCDELLAKAEARVEIISVGADGAAKGLSPLDPG, translated from the coding sequence ATCGCCCCCCAAGCGTCCGACGCGCAAGCGTCCGACCCTGACGTCGCCGGACTGACCTTTGAAGCCGCGCTCGGCGAACTCGAAGGCATCGTCTCGAGGCTCGAACAGGGGCGCGCCTCGCTCGAGGAATCGATCGAGATCTACCGCCGCGGCGAGGCCCTGAAGAAGCGCTGCGACGAGCTGCTGGCCAAGGCCGAAGCGCGGGTCGAGATCATCTCGGTGGGCGCCGATGGCGCCGCGAAGGGCCTCTCGCCGCTCGATCCGGGGTAG
- a CDS encoding SOS response-associated peptidase — MCGRYAQTTSRRSLEALLRAAADADFPARYNIAPTQMIPVALVEDGARRIALHRWGLVPEFAPDVASGPLMFNARAETLAQKPAFRSALQRRRCLVPADGWYEWRAVGRFKQPYLIRRPDRAPVMFAGIWESWKRPDGEALRSVAIVTVTASPDLAVVHDRMPAVLPPETWEAWLDIRVDGRSLALRGLHPAPVGTFETVTVGARVNQATNDGPEVQEPAPAIAEPVADAQPRLI; from the coding sequence ATGTGTGGTCGCTACGCCCAAACCACGAGCCGCAGATCGCTCGAAGCGCTGCTGCGCGCCGCCGCCGACGCGGACTTTCCCGCGCGGTACAACATCGCCCCGACGCAGATGATCCCGGTCGCGCTTGTCGAGGACGGCGCGCGGCGCATCGCGCTCCACCGCTGGGGCCTCGTGCCGGAGTTCGCGCCCGACGTCGCCTCGGGTCCGCTGATGTTCAACGCCCGGGCCGAGACGCTGGCCCAGAAGCCGGCCTTCCGCTCCGCGCTGCAGCGCCGCCGCTGCCTGGTGCCGGCGGACGGCTGGTACGAGTGGCGCGCGGTGGGGCGCTTCAAGCAGCCCTATCTCATTCGGCGGCCGGACCGCGCGCCCGTCATGTTCGCCGGGATCTGGGAAAGCTGGAAGCGGCCGGACGGCGAGGCCCTGCGGTCGGTCGCGATCGTGACGGTGACCGCCAGTCCCGATCTCGCCGTGGTGCATGACCGGATGCCGGCGGTGCTGCCGCCGGAGACCTGGGAGGCCTGGCTCGACATCCGCGTCGACGGCCGCAGCCTCGCTTTGCGCGGCCTGCACCCCGCGCCGGTCGGAACCTTCGAAACGGTGACGGTGGGCGCGCGCGTCAACCAGGCGACGAACGACGGCCCCGAGGTGCAGGAGCCCGCGCCGGCGATCGCCGAACCTGTCGCCGACGCGCAGCCGCGGCTGATCTGA